The DNA segment ACGCGCGAAGCCAGTTGCAACGGGTCAAGACGGATCAGGTCGACGCCAAGCTGATTGCCAGCTACGGCGAGCACCATCAAGATGAGCTGCGCGCCTGGCAACCCGAGCCTGCCGCGATCCGCCGTCTGCGTGCCCTGGTGCGGCGCCTGCAGGATCTCAAGGAGATCGAGCAGATGGAGCGCAATCGTCTGGGGGTGGCCGATGCCAGCGTGCAAGAGTCGATTCACTCAGTGCTGCAGCGTGTCGAAGAGCAGATTGCCGAGACCCTGAAAACCATCCGCGACCATATCGATGATGATCCAGACCTGCGGGGTAAACGCGATCTGCTGACCAGCATCGATGGTATCGGCGAGCAGACTGCCGCCCTGCTCCTGGCGGAACTGGGTGATCCGCTGCAGTTCGAGAGCGCGCGAGCGATCACTGCCTTTGCCGGGCTGAATCCGAAGCTACAGGATTCGGGTAAGCATAAAGGGCACGTACGCATTTCCCGTGTGGGCTCAGCGCGGCTACGCGCGGGCCTGTACATGCCGGCGATCACCTCGATGACCCACAACCCCGCGATCAATGCCCTGGCACAGCGCCTGCGCGCCCGCGGTAAGGCCGGAAAGCAGATCGTC comes from the Pseudomonas sp. TCU-HL1 genome and includes:
- a CDS encoding IS110 family transposase codes for the protein MSSIVGIDIAKHSFDIATLQANGKYRSKAKLINAAEGFQVLQEWLNKHSEPGAWIVMEATGTYHEALAEHFYALGYRICVMNPAQIAYYARSQLQRVKTDQVDAKLIASYGEHHQDELRAWQPEPAAIRRLRALVRRLQDLKEIEQMERNRLGVADASVQESIHSVLQRVEEQIAETLKTIRDHIDDDPDLRGKRDLLTSIDGIGEQTAALLLAELGDPLQFESARAITAFAGLNPKLQDSGKHKGHVRISRVGSARLRAGLYMPAITSMTHNPAINALAQRLRARGKAGKQIVCAAMRKLLHIAYGVLKSGQPFDAQLALARG